In Drosophila innubila isolate TH190305 chromosome 2L unlocalized genomic scaffold, UK_Dinn_1.0 5_B_2L, whole genome shotgun sequence, a single window of DNA contains:
- the LOC117782731 gene encoding protein hunchback yields the protein MQNWETSTASANYEQHNAWYNSMFAANIKQEPISHHHHQQHHDSNSNNSCASSPRQSPHPPSTQLEQYLKQQHQQQQQHQQPMDTLCGAAMTPSPSNNDQNSLQHFDATLQQQLLQQQQYQQHFQAAQQQQQQQQQHHHLALGGFNPLTPPGLPNPMQHYYASNMRPSPQPTPTTAVTAATVVGVGVASGDKLQALTPPMDVTPPKSPAKSQQSNTEPEKEHDLMSNSSEDMKYMAESEDDDTNIRMPIYNSHGKMKNYKCKTCGVVAITKVDFWAHTRTHMKPDKILQCAKCPFVTEFKHHLEYHIRKHKNQKPFQCDKCSYTCVNKSMLNSHRKSHSSVYQYRCADCDYATKYCHSFKLHLRKYGHKPGMVLDEDGTPNPSLVIDVYGTRRGPKSKSVSGSSSSGCSGSSKRSSSSIAPPTAQQQQQHQQQQTAATSQLSAALQGFPLPATAAVAPPSASSAVAVAVPAASPPSPAKSVASSEQAASLPSALLPPLASLLQQNRNMAFFPYWNLNLQMLAAQQQAAVLAQLSPRMHDQLQQQHQQQQQQQQQQQHLNLQHSDNEEDEEHEDDFERKSVDSAMDLSQGTPVKEDLHQHLPHSSHMAMNLKVKDEDTPLISSSTASRRKGRVLKLDTLLQLKSAAMSSPEQQPKQPTASSPIAGGNSGIKQLADDPCSGASSADESMETSHVPQVNISASSTASSSGNSSNASSNAAPASTTASASASASATASVSSSSSATGSSSNSNSNNNSPAIYECKYCDIYFKDAVLYTIHMGYHSCDDVFKCNMCGEKCDGPVGLFVHMARNAHS from the coding sequence atgcagAACTGGGAGACGAGCACGGCTTCGGCCAACTATGAGCAACATAACGCCTGGTACAACAGCATGTTTGCGGCCAATATTAAACAGGAGCCAATCTCCCATcaccatcatcagcaacatcatgatagcaacagcaacaacagctgcgcCAGCAGTCCACGGCAATCTCCTCATCCGCCCAGCACGCAACTGGAGCAATATCtaaagcagcaacatcaacagcagcagcaacatcaacagcccATGGACACGCTATGTGGAGCAGCAATGACGCCATCGCCAAGTAATAATGATCAGAATAGTCTGCAACATTTCGATGCcacgctgcagcagcaactgttgcagcagcagcaatatcaGCAGCACTTTCAGGCcgcccaacagcaacagcagcagcagcagcaacatcatcaccTGGCACTGGGTGGCTTCAATCCCTTAACACCGCCGGGTTTGCCCAATCCCATGCAACATTATTATGCCAGCAATATGCGACCCAGTCCACAGccgacaccaacaacagcagtgacagcagcaacagttgttggtgttggtgttgcaaGTGGCGACAAGTTGCAGGCATTGACACCACCAATGGATGTCACGCCGCCAAAGTCGCCGGCCAAGTCACAGCAATCGAACACGGAGCCAGAGAAGGAACACGATCTAATGTCGAATTCGAGTGAGGACATGAAGTACATGGCAGAGTCGGAGGATGACGACACCAACATACGGATGCCCATCTACAATTCGCATGGCAAGATGAAGAACTACAAGTGCAAGACGTGTGGCGTTGTGGCCATCACCAAGGTGGATTTCTGGGCACACACCCGCACCCACATGAAGCCCGACAAGATACTGCAGTGTGCCAAGTGTCCGTTCGTCACCGAGTTCAAGCATCATCTGGAGTATCACATCCGCAAGCATAAGAACCAAAAGCCCTTCCAGTGCGACAAGTGCAGTTACACGTGCGTCAACAAATCCATGTTGAATTCGCATCGTAAATCGCATAGTTCCGTCTATCAATACCGTTGTGCCGACTGTGATTATGCCACCAAGTATTGCCACAGCTTCAAGTTGCATCTGCGCAAGTACGGACACAAGCCTGGCATGGTCTTGGATGAGGATGGCACTCCGAATCCCTCGCTGGTCATTGATGTCTACGGCACTCGACGTGGTCCCAAGAGCAAGTCCGTCTCTGGCAGCAGCTCCAGCGGTTGCAGCGGTTCCAGcaaacgcagcagcagcagcattgcgCCACCAACTgctcaacaacagcagcagcaccagcagcaacaaacagcagcaacatcgcaGTTGTCGGCAGCACTGCAAGGATTCCCCTTGCCCGCaactgctgcagttgctcctccGTCAGCATCctctgcagttgcagttgcagttccagCTGCATCGCCTCCATCGCCGGCCAAGAGTGTTGCCAGCTCGGAGCAGGCGGCCAGCTTGCCATCGGCTCTGCTGCCGCCTTTGGCCAGTCTGCTGCAACAGAACCGCAACATGGCTTTCTTCCCTTACTGGAATCTCAATCTGCAGATGCTTGCGGCACAGCAACAGGCCGCTGTCCTGGCACAATTGTCGCCGCGCATGCACgatcaactgcagcagcaacatcagcaacaacagcagcagcaacagcaacagcaacatctgAACTTGCAACACAGTGATAACGAGGAGGATGAGGAGCATGAGGATGACTTTGAGCGCAAGTCTGTGGACTCGGCAATGGATCTGTCCCAGGGCACACCCGTTAAGGAGGACTTGCACCAGCATCTACCCCACAGCAGCCACATGGCCATGAATCTAAAGGTCAAGGACGAAGACACGCCACTGATAAGCAGCAGCACAGCCTCACGCCGCAAAGGACGCGTCCTTAAGCTGGACACGCTGCTGCAACTCAAGTCCGCGGCAATGTCATCCCCGGAACAGCAGCCAAAACAGCCCACAGCCTCGTCGCCCATTGCCGGTGGCAACAGTGGCATTAAACAGCTGGCGGATGATCCTTGCTCGGGTGCCAGTTCGGCAGATGAATCGATGGAAACGAGCCATGTGCCGCAGGTTAATATTAGTGCCAGCTCAACGGCATCCAGTTCCGGAAATAGCTCAAATGCCAGCAGCAATGCAGCTCCTGCATCCACTACCGCCTctgcctccgcctccgcctctgCCACTGCCTCCGTGTCCAGCTCATCCTCTGCCacgggcagcagcagcaacagcaacagcaacaacaactcgcCGGCCATCTATGAGTGCAAGTATTGTGATATTTACTTCAAGGACGCGGTGCTGTACACCATCCACATGGGATATCACAGCTGCGACGATGTCTTCAAGTGCAACATGTGCGGCGAAAAGTGCGACGGACCCGTCGGCCTCTTTGTCCACATGGCCCGCAATGCTCACTCCTAA